TTCCACAGTCTGAAAATTCGGTGTCCCAACATGCGCTTGGGGTGACAGATgatggagttttaacgagcactCGATTCTCGCAAAATGATACATTAACAATATGGATGATGAGCAAGGATGGAGACTGGATCAAGAAATTTTACTCGGAGAACATACCCACAGTATCATCCGAATTCAAACTATTTGAACCCCTCCCATTCACAGGTGGAGATAGGATTTATATGGAGCTGTTATCGAATTCTCTACGGAAAAGAATATTGGTTTGCTATAATATGAACACCCAAGAGATGACAATGATCGGTGAGATGAAGGGTCATTGGCCACCGTCTAAATGCCTATACATAGATTACAATCGAATTGCTAGATTAGGTAGCCTTGGCATTACAGAATCTTGAGTTTCTTGCCAAGGTTGTTTAGATTTGTTTGAGTCTGTAGTTTAGTTTACAGGTAATGATGCATATATAAATAGTATTGCAAAGTCATTGACTTGTTACAAATTATTTTTAACTCTATGTATTATACACATGTAAAATCCAATGAATGTCTTTTAGTGCTATTCTTTCTTGAACATATTCATTTTCCATATTAGATAGCATTAGTATCTTCAAATGTTGAGTTCTTTGGCTTCGCTTATCTACACTTGTTTCAATCCATCGTTgataatgcatatatatacatatacatacacatatagtaGTCTTAAGTCACAAACTTATGGCACATTATTTTTTTCAACACAAACACATGTAGACCTGTGGTTTATCAAATTTAGACATTTTTCATGGAAAATATGCAACCTTTCAGATTAAAAGtccaattaattataaaattttgtgtTGAAAGCTCTTTCATGATGAGTATCTAAAAGTGTTGTGTCGACTATAGGACTAACATCACAAAATCACTTTGATGCATAGGCCAATATGAACTTAAATATGACTGGAAAAAGTTTTGGATATGTAGCAATacgaaaatttattattattattattattattattattattattattattattattattattattattattattattattattattattattattattattattatttttattccaGGAAGAACAATTAAAATATGTTGTATTAATATAGGTTGACAACTTGTCATCTTTGGTGGAGTGCATGTCCCAGAAATGCGCAAGTCCGAAACCAATAAATACTTCAATTCCTCCTCTCTTCATAAGATATCCCCCAACCCCACTCAAGAACTGCACAGCTACCATAATGATGATTGAACTGTTATCATATGTTGTAGGGGTGAATGGATATGCTAAGCCAATTCTTCCGCAACTAAGCTTAAGTTTCTTCAGATCCAAAGTATGTTTTTGGTTAACCAGCATCAGAATGCAGCTTATACTTCCTTGGTGTTTCATATTGCCATTTACTCTCCTTTGATCTACCGCCATACTCCAGCATGCAAATGAATCATTTCCTCCATAATGTGTGTCGGCAGCTGATTTCTCGGTGCTTGTGATGGCCACAATCGATCATTGCACACTAGCCATATGTCATGGAAAGCTTGGCTCCAACTGCTTGACATGATGTGAAGCATAGAGATTCGCAGGTCACTCCCAAACAAATCCACACTGGCAGACTGGCTAAATCAAAGGACTTTGTCATCTGGCACACAGGAGAGAATGACCAGCAAATGAGTACCTACATGAACCCTAACCACTCTATTCCTCATGCATGCTCGTAGCTAGGATGATGTCCAACGTCTTTGCCATTGCCATCTTCTCTTGTTTGGATTTCGGTTCTTCAGAGTGCATTCCGAACTCTGCGCTAACATTCTCTCTGAAACTATGATCAGGTATTTATAACGTTTAGGGTTTTGGTTCTTCGAAGGGCATTCATTCAGATATCGTCCTCATGAATCTGCAGTAGCAGAAAGCTTTTTTGCTTCCACAACCATGCCTGTAACCTCTCACGAAGGGCTCGGTCAATAGCGTTGACCATGGACCAATTCCCATCTACATGCCAGCACGTACGTGAAACCCGCCTCCGTTGCAACGCATCACCACCAAGCTTTTACCGTCTCCGAAGAGCCATCGAAGCCACCGAAACATGCTATAAATCCCCTCCCATCCCCTCCGCATTCCTCCTCAGGCCTGCACAAGCAACAAGTCCCTCTTCCTCATCTCTTCCGCAGCTTAAAGGGCGGTCCCCAACCGAAGTCTTCCTCGCCGCCCACCGCTAGCGATGGAGATGAGAAAGGTTGCCTGTGCCGTCCTCGTCGCCGCGGCCTCGGCCACCGGCGCCCTGGCCGCTGAGGCCCCGGCTCCTGGCCCCGCAAGCGCGTCCTTCGCGGTCACCCCCGCCGTCGGAGCCGTCATCGGGGCCTCCGTCCTCTCCTTCTTCGCCTTCTACTTGCAGTAGCTTcatgaggagaaaggaagaaggaaccCACAGTCCCGGGAACGAATAATTGCTTGTGATATTGTCTTATTCCTATTTGTATTTTCTTTCTTCCATTCATTCTACATTTGTTTGGTTTGAAAGAAAGATCCGGGTGGGATTTGTTTGGAGTTCATTTGTGATCCGACATGAAACATCAAACATATAATATCTGTTGCTAAAAATCTTTTCCTTGTTCATCGAAACAATAGTACGTCGTCGATCAATATCTCAAGATGACCAAACCGAAGGCAATTCGTTCCAGGATAGCTCAACTAATGgcctatgtgcatatatataagaACGAGCAAATGAGCTAAAATCATATTATTTGCGAACTTAAACACGGGAATGGGAATCCCAGTGATCCCAACACAAATTGGTGGAGGGGTCATCGCACAGCTGATTGGAGAAAGGAGCCTATGGCCTAACCCCTAACAAAAACTTTGTTAAAGATACCTATGTTCTAACCCTAAAAAGTGTGCACCACTAGGGATCATATCATGCAAGCATGTGAGCATGGACTGGAAGCTATTTATAATTCTATCAAGCTCACTTTTTAACCACGAGCTTCATCACGACTCAAGATTCCAAACAAAAGCTAAGAGATGGTTCACATATGAGAACACGTCGTCACCTGACATGCACATAAACTGCATCTGTTTGACTTTTCGACCTTTTCACGGTTCAAGTATAGGCTTCTAAGTAGTAGGAACACATCACTCGGTCATTCTCATATGTAGTTAATCAAACCACAGTGAGAGCCTCTCCACTCTGTAAATCATGCAGAAGACAAGTGTTCCGGTCAGTCACTATATCTCATCATAAAGGAGAATCAATCATCTGGGACCAGATAAGAGCCTTAAACAGCCGTAGTAAACAGGTTACAAGAACAAGATACGTGACGAGTAAGTTTAAGGGATGAGTGGCCTTCTCCTGCAACTTCATTTGGCAGAAAAGAAGACGAGGAAAGATGTGGGAGTTGTCGACAGAGCTCAGAAGGGATAGACAGTGCTGGAGATAAACGGAGCTACTTTGACCCGTCATGTGGACCTTGAGCAGAAACAAGACCTGCCACTTGGAGATATGgccttgcaaggtcaagaatgcAGCACGACTTGCAGGCCAGAGAAGGCTCCTCCTCGGCCTCCGGGCGCACAAAGACCAAGGAAGGGAGGAAAAAGCTCAGGTAGGACATCGCCGAACTTGTTACTGGAGGAGACCATTACTCGAATGGATCAGTGGCATCTCCCACTCTCCCTTATGATGCTTCACCTCCATGCGCTGCATGGGATGTGGAGAAACGGGCATGGTGGTACTGCATGCGTGGAGAGAATGGAGAAGAGAGGTGTGAGTAAAGTGGTCGTCAGTGCCTTTCGCCTACACCCTCCCTATTTATAAGCGAAGTGTCATTTTGCTGTAGTTGGTCAAAGGAGTCGACGTGGTTGAATCAGGACCGTGCATCTTGTTGTACCATTGTGAAGCATAACGAAGGTGAGTCGATCCGTGATTGCACTTGCGAGTGATGATGCTTAACGTGACTTGTGTCGACTAGGTTTAAAGTCCTTTAATTAACGTTGATGTTGTCACAGCTATAGTTTCAATGAAGGTTTTTGGCCTTTAGGATACCGAAAACGTGGTGACTTGGCTCTGTCTACTTTTGCACATACCAAGGAGATGTGTTGAGCCACGGAGCAAATATAACAAGAGTCCCGAATTGCTCATCTCGACCGGGGGCCACTCGAGTCTGTGTTCTGCCCACCGCATGTGCGAAAAGGGAAGCCAAAGTCGAAGGATTTGGAGCAACACAAATTTTTCTGGGAACGGTGACGCCTGCCTGGTAAACTCACCAGAGAGTATCTACACTTCTCGGGCCCATTTAAGCCCGTTACTAATCTAGATTCAATTCACGGACGGTGCGAATAAGGCACCCGCTCGACAACCATTTTTCGGGCCAAGATTATTTTGGGGACGACTTTTCTCGTATCGACTGACATCAGGTAAACAGACAGCGAGTTTTTGGACTTCATAGACCATACCCTGCTGCCGTTGGGGCACATTCGGAAGGCCTGTTACAAATTTAGATGCTGCTCACCGACGGTAAGCACAAGCAACCCGAATCCGAATTGCATTGGAACACTCGGTACCTTCCTTTTTCTTCCTGCTGATCATAATCATTCGCACTCAATTCACCAGCAGCTAACGCTATTCGTGGTGGCTTATTCTGTAGTTTTATCTGCAATCTCATAAATCGACTTGATAGCAATTGGGACGTATTCCTCTTTGACTCTCTAGATAACTACAAGTTTAAGCAAGCAGCTTGAAAGAAAACAACACCACAAAACATGTGAATCCAATACACCAACCACAAGATAAAAGAGTCGACGACATGAGATTTACGCTAAATAATTTGCAGCATCATGTTAATACACAATAATATATCGTGGTCAAATGAGAGTGAAAGATTGATGAAACCAGAGTGTCAAGAGTAAAAAACTCGAATCATCTCAAATGCATCCTCCTATTATCCAACACCAGATGACAGCAGCTTCACCGGTAACGAAGCACCTTTTAATCGATTTACTTCTTGAAGTTGCCCGGAGTTTCAGAAGAGTAACTTCTTGAAGCTGGCAATTGAGTTAAATGCACCTCAAATTTGACAGATCTAAAAATGCACCTAGTGAATCAGAAAAACTCCCTCATTATTAACCAACTATGCTCATTTGATGCATTGGAACTAATGGGTGTCAAGGTGTAAGGAACAGGAACAATACAATTTAGAACTCGAAGCAAACCTTAACCTTTCATATGTCTCTAGCCTTATCATATATCATGTGTTTCCTACAGAAGACTGGAAAAATGACTTGGTTTATGGGCTAAATTGGTCTTTGATAAGTTTTCTAGTCTAGTTAGAGATGAAAATACTAAGATAATGTGACAAGAGGCCTTTGTGGACCTATAAGTATGTGAAGACTTTTCTCATcattttttcttgtattttccaGTGATAATATTCGTTCAATTTAGCAGCTTAAATCACTTTGGAGGCTTCTCCTTCCCCTGAAACTGAATCGAACAACATCTAAGAAAAATGTTGTTCTCTAACATTAAAGCAGCAAAGCCTGTATGATTTTCTTGATCACAATATTCACTATTGCTACCTAGTCACCCACAGGGCATGAAGGATAAAATTTAAGGTAACCCTGACTCTTTATGACATTAAACGAGAAAGTTCAGACGTATGTGGATTATCTAGTGAAGTAGCACTTTTGACGCATGAACTTAGATAATCTGAACAGCATAGTATGAAGATCAGATCGATAATGGAGGATTTGATCTAGTGAAGCTTAAAAAAGTCCATTAGATTTCAGATGCTGATCATGACAAAGTATTCATGCTCTGCACCTTCAGGCAAGCAGAAGATTTTTCAATGATTTAGCTGACAACATCCATCAAGAATCTAGGGACAAAGAATTACTGTGTACCTTTAGAAGCAAATACTAAAATATCCCAGATTCCAAAGCCTGATCATCTTCTTCTATAAGTAAAAGAACAGAAGTTGTAACAAGCCTGCAAGAAAGGTTGCATGAATGTGAGGACATCAATTTTGATAATAGCAATACTAGAACTAATAGCAGAAACAAGAAGAAATGAGGAAAAAGAAACCCATGAGAGTTGGAGAATGTTAGTACATGTATCACACAAGGAAATTAAAGATATTTTCCATGTAATCATAAATGTTCTTCGTTATCTTAGCCTTACCAATGACCAGAAATTTTAACATCCTAAGATTTTTAATAAACATGATAATGATGCAAAATAACACCATGAAACCCAATGACTAAGCACAGTACAGCAATAGTTTAGTCAATGGAGACACTTGACCACAGTTTACTGTTGCATTTCACAGCTTTAAGTAAAATTCAGCTTTGTATTAGATTGTTTTACTATTATCCTTGAACTAAGTAATAATTGTTCCTGTGAAGATTCGAGAACAGCAAAAAATTGGGGTTCAACAAATGTTCCTATTGTTTAGGTCTTTGTTCATGGCTTGGTTGGATGGACGAAGTAGTTAAACATTTTTTATACTTTTCGCTCCACTTTAACTGGCAGATTGCAGAAGTATGGCCCCATGATCAATAGGATGTGATAAGTTGTTATTTAAGGAATCAAACATACATGAATTCTAACAATAGCACATGATTTTGCTTTTCTGAACATGAAAGACAAACAATAGTCACCTAGCAGCATACCTGTAAATAACTACAATAAAAATGCTGCAATAGAAAGCAAGCTTGATTACTCGGTATTTCTTCTCTCCATTCAGCAATCTAAATATCTCAGTAACATCAATTAGATGTTTCCCTTTCATATACCTGTGGTAAAAAATGCATCATATGTAAAGTTACTTCCATTTCTCTGAATTTAGAAAACAAAAGATGTCATGAGTTGCATGAGATAAATAATGAAAAGCCAACCACTTTATTAGAACATGCACATTAACATGTTCAAGACATGCAAAAGATCACTCAACAGTAAGATAACATACTAGTGAAAGATGACCATTCCACAAGTTTCATTTGTAATATGTATGATAAGTATATATTCAAGTTTAATTGACAATAAATCAAGGTACACTTTCTCTCTTTTTTGTTTGCTAAGTCTTGATATGGGACCAAATTCAGTTTCTGAGGCTTCTTTTTAGAGCGCAAGatccataataaacaaaaaacaaaTGATGTCTATATAATTTTGTAAGTGCTTGAACCCATACATCGTTGTACAGGCAAAAACCTCCACTAAGCACGATACAGCGGATGTACATAGATCCAAACTTTGCTAAGTCAGAACCAAGCCCATTCTATGTGTGATCAACAAATCTGAATTGTGACGAAAAAGACTGACATGCATGAAGTATTAGAACTTTGTTTAACTATTGAGGTGTTTCACAAAGATCAAGCAGATAAATCAGGCATAATGACGTGttcagattcagatcatggaaagaCCAGAATACATCTTAGAAGTTTGATAACTGAACATTAGCATGGGGTCAGCAGATAATGATGCCACTTATGCAGCAAAGATATCATATATGAACATCTTGGTAGCTCCAAGAATTTTCAAGTAAACTAAAAAACACATCAGAAACAAAAATAGATATATAACAATAGGCAAGATATATACATACAGTTTTATATGGTAATAAGTGATGGGAGCCATTATTAGAAATGGAAACCAATGCCATGTCAGGAGGAATAAAATGCATAAAATTCCTTGCACCAAGAACTCTGGAATCACGACAGCATTGATACGCGATGATGAATCATATGGGTTGATATAGTCAAATTCCAAATCAGATAAGCAAATTAGCTGTTTCATAAGGACAACCAAAAAGAGGTTAGAAGAGAGAAAAAATAGCATAGTTAGAAACTCATATCATCATGGTAACCACAGGCTGTAGAAACTGCAAGGAACACATCTGgaaaacaaagaaacaaaaaggTAGTTCAAAAAATCAATCAAACTGAAGAATATCGACAAAATAAACCAACAATACACCAAAATCACTACTTCAATCAACCAAAAGAAACAGAAAGGTGATAAAGCAAGTGTGTCATAAAGGTAAATCATATCACGGAAATCAGCTTGCCTAAGTTTTGATGCACGAAAAATAGAATAATTCTAAGCTGAGAAACTTTGAGTCTTTAATTGAATCATTTGGACATGCTTATCCTTTTCTTAGAAGGACTCTAATGGACTTCAGccattatttttttcatataataCTAGATGTTCTTCTAGAATTCTACTTTGAGTAGGACTGGTATCTATGGAACTTGTTTTAGTTATCGATTATAAAGGTGATAAAGCAAGTGTGTCATAAAAGTAAATTATATCACGGAAATCAGTTTGCCTAAGTTTTGATGCACGAAAAATAAAATAAGTCTAAGCTGAAACACTTCCAAGTATTTAATTGAATCATTTGGACAAGCTTATCCTTTTCTTAGAAGGACTCTAATGGACTTTAGCcattatttttcatgcaatacTAGATGTGCTTCTAGAATTCTACTTTGAGTCGGACTGATATCTATGGAACTTATTTAGGTATATATCAGGTTGAAGACGTTAAGCCCTACGACATTAGTTAAATCTTTAGGTAGGACAATATGGCTCATAAGCTTTCTAGCAGGTATAATATGTTTCTTTATAATTTTAGaagatttttcttttaataatGACACATGAACAATGAAAATTGACTTGGATGggtctttctcttctctttctataaataccttatctgtattttttttcctttttgggtCACTTATATATCAATCTTCCAGTCGTTTCTGTTATTTATATGGTCCAATCAAGTATGGCCCTGTCAAATCTAATTGGTTCCTTTTCTTTTCCGTAGTTCAGTTGTACACATGCTGTTTTCACTAGCAGCAACATCTTCCCTGTATTTCACTACACAtctttttgcaggatattaaACTGAACAAACCCCAAAACTATCCAATTATGATCTATCTGCTAATTTGGCATAGAGTCCATTTCATTTATCATACAGTTCTTTCTGCAGCAGCCTTCAGATTAACAATCACAGAGAAGTTTAAGATCGATTTGTAATCTTCTATTTAa
The window above is part of the Musa acuminata AAA Group cultivar baxijiao chromosome BXJ2-6, Cavendish_Baxijiao_AAA, whole genome shotgun sequence genome. Proteins encoded here:
- the LOC135613757 gene encoding arabinogalactan protein 23-like encodes the protein MEMRKVACAVLVAAASATGALAAEAPAPGPASASFAVTPAVGAVIGASVLSFFAFYLQ
- the LOC135615971 gene encoding protein cornichon homolog 2-like, with the translated sequence MAWELLLWLLAFAAVIALIGLSAYQLICLSDLEFDYINPYDSSSRINAVVIPEFLVQGILCILFLLTWHWFPFLIMAPITYYHIKLYMKGKHLIDVTEIFRLLNGEKKYRVIKLAFYCSIFIVVIYRLVTTSVLLLIEEDDQALESGIF